Proteins found in one candidate division WOR-1 bacterium RIFOXYB2_FULL_36_35 genomic segment:
- a CDS encoding 6-phosphofructokinase, producing the protein MKNIAVVTPGGDAPGMNPAIRAVVRCAISSGLNVLGVKRGWQGLIDGDIVDLHLKSVSGIISKGGTILLTHRCHEFKEKTVRQKAYENLKAFNIDAMIVIGGDGSLKAAYQIYKETKLPIINIPASIDNDIYGTDYTIGFDTAVNTAVNAIDKIRDTATSHERIFIVEVMGRNSGSIAIDVGITCGAEAILIPEIPFNIDDVTKKLKQGEQRGKSSFIIVLAEGAGHAHDIAEKISKKTDLEVRVSILGHMQRGGNPTALSREVACKLGAAAVSALIDGKTSIMVGMLSDKVVETPTKIAVKRKKDIDRDGYKLAEILSA; encoded by the coding sequence ATTAAAAACATAGCGGTTGTAACTCCTGGAGGAGACGCTCCTGGGATGAATCCTGCGATAAGAGCGGTTGTCCGTTGTGCGATTTCCAGCGGGCTTAATGTTCTTGGAGTAAAGAGGGGATGGCAGGGACTTATAGATGGAGATATTGTTGATTTACACTTGAAATCCGTAAGCGGAATTATAAGCAAAGGCGGAACAATTCTCTTAACACATCGTTGCCATGAATTTAAAGAGAAAACTGTTCGCCAAAAAGCTTATGAAAATTTAAAGGCTTTTAACATAGATGCTATGATTGTAATTGGAGGAGATGGCTCGTTAAAAGCGGCTTATCAAATTTATAAAGAGACAAAACTTCCAATCATCAATATTCCGGCTTCTATTGATAATGATATTTACGGGACGGATTATACAATCGGGTTTGATACTGCCGTAAATACAGCAGTTAATGCAATCGATAAAATAAGAGATACCGCAACTTCGCATGAGAGAATTTTCATAGTTGAAGTTATGGGACGAAATAGCGGATCAATTGCAATAGATGTTGGCATTACCTGTGGGGCGGAGGCGATTTTAATTCCTGAAATCCCTTTTAATATTGACGATGTCACAAAAAAATTAAAGCAGGGGGAGCAGAGGGGCAAATCAAGTTTTATAATTGTTTTGGCTGAAGGGGCGGGGCATGCCCATGATATCGCCGAGAAAATAAGCAAAAAGACAGACCTTGAGGTGAGGGTTAGTATTTTAGGCCATATGCAAAGGGGGGGAAATCCTACGGCGTTATCCCGAGAGGTGGCTTGTAAGCTTGGCGCCGCGGCAGTAAGCGCCTTAATTGACGGAAAAACTTCTATAATGGTTGGCATGTTGTCTGATAAAGTTGTAGAAACTCCTACAAAAATTGCCGTCAAACGTAAAAAAGATATCGATAGGGATGGCTATAAGTTGGCTGAAATACTGTCGGCTTAG